One window of Thermodesulfovibrionales bacterium genomic DNA carries:
- a CDS encoding zinc dependent phospholipase C family protein, protein MKIFKISVFLALFFIPSLAFAWGPLTHMYLGSEVFSIASLLPAGVYALIRKYRHDYLYGNLMADIIIGKKFLPEDKNPHSWEMALNLLESAETDQQRAFVLGYMSHLAADTVAHGKFMGKRRNLGHTLVEMRADSIIDRRYWFQAMSIDRKVQLRNDLFLEKSIDRAVFSFKTNKRIFRGMLLLSCFNQKRVGDFIQRNSYNPTILTKRNIQRLHEKSIDRIIDILANGENSEVLQKNPMVSRVR, encoded by the coding sequence ATGAAAATTTTTAAGATATCGGTATTCCTTGCTCTGTTCTTCATCCCTTCTCTTGCGTTCGCCTGGGGCCCGCTCACCCATATGTATCTGGGAAGCGAGGTCTTTTCGATCGCCTCTCTCTTGCCGGCCGGCGTCTATGCCCTCATCAGGAAGTACCGGCATGACTATCTCTACGGAAATCTCATGGCCGACATCATCATCGGCAAAAAGTTTCTTCCCGAGGATAAGAACCCCCATAGCTGGGAAATGGCGTTGAACCTCTTGGAGTCCGCCGAGACGGATCAGCAGAGGGCCTTTGTCCTCGGGTATATGAGTCATCTCGCGGCCGACACCGTTGCGCACGGGAAATTCATGGGGAAGAGGCGGAACCTGGGACATACCCTTGTGGAGATGCGAGCGGACAGCATTATCGACAGGAGGTACTGGTTTCAGGCGATGAGCATAGATAGGAAAGTCCAGTTGAGGAACGATCTCTTCCTCGAAAAATCTATTGATCGGGCCGTCTTCTCCTTTAAGACGAACAAGCGTATTTTCAGGGGTATGCTCTTGCTGTCATGCTTCAATCAGAAGAGGGTCGGCGACTTCATTCAGAGGAACTCCTACAATCCTACCATCCTCACAAAGAGGAATATTCAACGGCTTCACGAGAAATCCATCGACCGGATCATCGATATCCTCGCCAACGGTGAGAACTCGGAAGTACTGCAGAAAAATCCGATGGTGAGCAGGGTTCGGTGA
- the glp gene encoding gephyrin-like molybdotransferase Glp, giving the protein MLGRESAVSVPEARERMTRHVIAGEPPSVLTTLDKAYQRILSEDVFSPEDLPGFSRSTVDGFAVTSSDTFGATEGLPAYLNVSHEILMGEEPSFRLLKGTASKIATGGMLPQGADAVVMLEHAQYADGGLIEVLKPVAPRENVISAGEDMKKGEVLLRKGHQLRSQDIAALAGVGIEEVKVYEKPKVSIILTGDEIVPLGRAVRPGQVRDMNSFTLAGLIRKNGGIPVKKGICKDVYEEIRNVVRESLDDSDMVLITGGSSVGTKDMTAEIIEGLGSPGVLFHGVTLKPGKPTIGAVVDGTPVFGLPGHPAAVAVCFEVFILPVLRMLTGREEKEYQGQKRIRVRLARNISSSVGREEHVRIALEERDNELWAVPVLGKSGLIRTLVKADGTIVIPAPVRGLEEGEMVDVVLF; this is encoded by the coding sequence ATGTTGGGCAGGGAGAGTGCTGTCTCTGTTCCCGAGGCCCGGGAACGCATGACACGTCATGTCATCGCGGGCGAACCTCCTTCCGTCCTTACCACGCTTGATAAAGCCTACCAGAGAATTTTGTCTGAAGACGTGTTCTCTCCGGAAGACCTGCCTGGATTTTCCCGCTCCACCGTAGACGGCTTTGCCGTAACCTCTTCCGACACCTTTGGCGCTACGGAAGGATTGCCCGCTTACCTGAATGTCAGTCATGAAATCCTCATGGGAGAGGAACCCTCCTTCCGGCTTCTTAAGGGGACCGCTTCAAAAATCGCGACAGGGGGCATGCTCCCTCAGGGCGCCGACGCCGTTGTCATGCTGGAACACGCTCAGTATGCTGATGGAGGTCTGATCGAGGTCTTAAAGCCGGTAGCCCCCCGTGAGAATGTGATATCGGCCGGGGAGGACATGAAGAAGGGTGAAGTCCTTCTGAGGAAAGGTCACCAGCTCAGGTCTCAGGATATAGCCGCGCTTGCAGGGGTCGGCATCGAAGAGGTGAAGGTGTATGAAAAACCGAAGGTCTCGATTATTCTCACGGGTGACGAAATCGTTCCGCTGGGGCGTGCGGTGCGTCCGGGACAGGTCCGCGACATGAATTCATTCACACTTGCCGGCCTCATCAGGAAAAACGGCGGCATTCCTGTAAAGAAAGGTATCTGCAAAGATGTCTACGAAGAGATACGAAATGTCGTCCGGGAGTCCCTCGATGACTCCGACATGGTGCTCATCACCGGAGGGAGCTCCGTAGGCACAAAGGACATGACGGCAGAGATCATAGAAGGTCTCGGCTCACCCGGTGTATTGTTTCACGGAGTGACGCTGAAGCCGGGAAAACCAACGATCGGTGCCGTTGTTGACGGCACCCCCGTCTTCGGTCTTCCCGGTCATCCAGCTGCAGTGGCCGTCTGCTTCGAAGTTTTCATTCTGCCTGTGCTTCGCATGCTGACAGGCAGAGAGGAGAAGGAATATCAGGGACAGAAGAGAATCAGGGTCCGTCTCGCAAGGAATATCTCTTCGAGCGTCGGGAGAGAGGAACATGTCAGGATCGCCCTCGAGGAAAGGGACAATGAGTTATGGGCGGTGCCGGTCCTCGGGAAATCAGGCCTCATCAGAACCCTTGTGAAGGCCGATGGCACGATCGTCATCCCCGCACCGGTGAGAGGGCTGGAGGAAGGCGAAATGGTTGATGTCGTACTCTTTTGA